In Plasmodium gaboni strain SY75 chromosome 14, whole genome shotgun sequence, one genomic interval encodes:
- a CDS encoding hypothetical protein (conserved Plasmodium protein, unknown function) yields MDDKKENLKENISEEIVNINNNIVVESESNKLTSVLNNNSNNNISDELQNEINKMIKRNVTYINIKENDKNYLKTKKINITKDNIKNKPIRRTYNKFKKVTTKKNKKLKQLTKAGRDLENKMLEEISERRKKNKIQKEKKKAQKLEGELKVGNMTVIKDISKLRKCDKKTKNKIYKLSSEVINKIMKKK; encoded by the coding sequence atggatgataaaaaagaaaatcTTAAGGAAAATATATCCGAAGAAAtagtaaatataaataataatatagtTGTAGAAAGCGAAAGCAATAAACTTACAAGCgttttaaataataatagtaataataatatatctgatgaattacaaaatgaaattaaCAAGATGATAAAGAGAAATgtcacatatataaatatcaaagaaaatgataagaattatttaaagaccaagaaaattaatataaccaaagataatataaaaaataaaccTATAAGAAGAACATAcaataaatttaaaaaagtaacaacaaaaaaaaataagaaacTTAAACAATTAACAAAAGCAGGTAGAGatttagaaaataaaatgttaGAAGAAATAAGtgaaagaagaaaaaagaataaaatacaaaaagaaaaaaagaaagcTCAAAAATTAGAAGGAGAACTAAAGGTTGGAAATATGACTGTTATTAAAGATATTTCTAAATTAAGAAAATGTGATAAAAAAAccaaaaataaaatatataaattgtCTTCAGAagttataaataaaattatgaagaaaaagTAA
- a CDS encoding putative 40S ribosomal protein S8e gives MGISRDGRHKLRLTGGKKKIHKKKRKYELGRPPSNTKLGSRQVHVVRGRGKNYKYRAIKLDSGSFSWPTFGISKNTRIIDVVYNASNNELVRTKTLVKNCIVVIDSHPFTTWYENTFGTTLGKKKKEKKEEDNKEENKQEVENNEEAAKEETTKTYGVIKKIGKSKTIDPLLLEQFKQGRVLACISSRPGQCGKADGYIIEGDELLFYKRKMDKKKRS, from the exons ATGGGTATTAGCCGTGATGGAAGACACAAGCTTCGCTTGACAGgtggaaaaaaaaagatccacaagaaaaaaagaaaatatgaattaGGTAGGCCTCCTTCAAATACCAAATTAGGTAGCAGACAAGTACATGTAGTTAGAGGAAGAGGaaaaaattacaaatatCGTGCTATTAAATTAGATTCTGGAAGTTTTTCATGGCCTACCTTTGGTATATCTAAGAATACAAGAATTATTGATGTTGTTTATAATGCATCTAACAACGAACTTGTAAGAACAAAAACACTCGTCAAAAATTGTATAGTCGTGATAGATTCCCACCCATTCACCACatg GTATGAGAACACCTTCGGCACAACCCttggaaaaaaaaagaaagaaaagaaGGAAGAAGATAATAAGGAAGAAAATAAACAAGAAGTAGAAAATAACGAAGAAGCTGCAAAGGAAGAAACAACAAAAACATATGGtgttattaaaaaaataggTAAATCCAAAACTATTGATCCTTTATTACTTGAACAGTTTAAACAAGGAAGAGTCTTAGCATGTATTAGTAGCAGACCAGGTCAATGTGGAAAAGCCGATGGTTATATTATTGAAGGAgatgaattattattttataaacGTAAAATGGATAAGAAAAAGAGAAGCTAA